One Microbacter margulisiae genomic window carries:
- a CDS encoding ATP-binding cassette domain-containing protein, which translates to MIQLNDISFWYQRNKMVLSKMTMQLEAGKIYGLLGENGVGKTTFLRIVAGLLFPKSGDIDVMGFKPEKRTPSFLSDIFYLPEEFDSPHEKVNEYAKLNGGFYPAFNAAQFQSNLELFGISGNQRFTEMSYGQKKKALISYALATNTSLLLLDEPTNGLDIPSKGIFRRLVSQAADESKCIIISTHQVRDLELIIDPIVILEPNQVLLNDSVEAITRKLKFSIEPTVPEGALYYEPTMGGYNVVSINTEGVESKLNIELLFNAVISNRAHFRTLYTQAK; encoded by the coding sequence TTCCTTTTGGTATCAACGCAATAAGATGGTGTTGAGCAAAATGACCATGCAACTAGAAGCTGGTAAAATCTATGGCTTATTAGGAGAAAACGGCGTTGGAAAAACTACATTTCTACGAATCGTAGCGGGACTTTTGTTCCCGAAATCCGGTGATATTGATGTAATGGGATTTAAACCCGAGAAACGGACTCCTTCATTCTTGTCGGATATCTTTTACTTGCCTGAAGAATTCGATTCGCCTCATGAAAAAGTTAACGAGTATGCAAAGCTGAATGGAGGATTTTATCCGGCATTTAATGCAGCACAATTTCAATCAAATTTGGAACTATTTGGGATCAGCGGAAATCAACGCTTCACTGAAATGTCCTATGGACAAAAAAAGAAAGCCCTTATTTCGTACGCATTAGCGACAAATACATCGCTGTTGCTGCTTGACGAGCCAACAAACGGACTTGACATTCCGTCTAAAGGAATTTTTCGCCGTTTAGTATCACAGGCTGCGGATGAATCTAAGTGTATTATCATATCAACGCATCAGGTAAGAGACCTCGAACTTATCATTGATCCGATTGTTATTCTGGAGCCCAACCAGGTATTATTGAATGATTCGGTAGAAGCCATCACCCGTAAATTAAAATTCAGTATTGAGCCAACGGTTCCTGAAGGTGCTCTTTATTATGAGCCAACAATGGGTGGTTACAACGTCGTTTCGATCAATACAGAGGGGGTGGAAAGCAAGCTGAATATTGAACTCTTGTTTAATGCAGTGATCTCCAACAGGGCTCACTTCAGAACCTTATATACACAAGCCAAATAA